In one Armatimonadota bacterium genomic region, the following are encoded:
- the pstB gene encoding phosphate ABC transporter ATP-binding protein PstB yields MPIQEAYSLVNREIIVSTRDLNLYYNDFHALKHVNINIPEKEITALIGPSGCGKSSFLRTINRMNDLIPGARTTGEVLVKNRNIYSPEVDVVELRKRIGMVFQRPNPFPMSVFDNVAYGPRIHGMAKGNRLEEIVERSLRSAALWDEVKDKLNKSAFTLSGGQQQRLCIARVLAIEPEIVLMDEPASALDPISTLRIEDLMRDLKRNYTIIIVTHNMQQAARVSTYTGFFLNGELIEFGVSEELFTSPRDKRTEDYITGRFG; encoded by the coding sequence ATACCGATTCAGGAGGCATATTCATTGGTAAATCGTGAAATCATTGTTTCGACTCGAGACCTAAATCTTTATTATAATGATTTCCATGCGCTGAAGCACGTCAACATAAATATACCTGAAAAGGAAATTACAGCGCTAATTGGCCCATCTGGATGTGGAAAGTCTTCTTTTCTAAGAACAATCAACCGAATGAACGACCTAATTCCAGGCGCACGCACTACTGGCGAAGTGCTTGTAAAAAATAGAAATATCTATTCACCCGAAGTAGATGTTGTGGAACTAAGAAAACGTATTGGCATGGTTTTCCAACGCCCGAATCCTTTTCCGATGTCGGTATTTGATAATGTGGCTTATGGACCACGAATCCACGGCATGGCAAAAGGGAACAGACTAGAGGAAATAGTTGAAAGGAGTTTACGTTCAGCAGCACTATGGGATGAGGTAAAAGATAAGCTAAATAAATCTGCATTTACCCTATCGGGCGGACAGCAACAACGTCTATGCATTGCGCGTGTGCTTGCAATAGAGCCAGAAATTGTACTTATGGATGAGCCAGCGTCGGCGTTGGACCCCATCTCTACACTCAGAATTGAAGACTTGATGCGGGATCTCAAACGCAACTATACAATAATAATAGTTACGCACAATATGCAACAGGCTGCGCGAGTCTCGACATATACAGGCTTTTTTCTAAACGGTGAGCTAATCGAATTTGGCGTTTCGGAAGAGTTGTTTACTAGTCCAAGGGATAAGCGCACGGAAGACTATATTACCGGTAGATTTGGGTAA
- the phoU gene encoding phosphate signaling complex protein PhoU, translating to MSSEARKEFDKELATLQEDLKKMGTIVEEMLAKAIEALKTRNIALAREVIELDDIVDSYNIDIEVRSLRLLALQQPMARDLRIIAAAMKIITDVERAGDYSVDIAKMVEKLANKPLFKPLEDIPKMVSIVQEMLRETLTAFVTHDLHLVEQMVAHDDEVDHLYNSLYEELISYIKKNPDLTDQAIGLLLIARYLERIADHITNIGERIYYMETGKLKELHQ from the coding sequence ATGTCATCTGAGGCCCGAAAAGAATTTGATAAGGAATTAGCTACTCTTCAAGAAGACCTGAAGAAAATGGGCACAATTGTAGAAGAGATGCTGGCCAAAGCAATTGAGGCTTTAAAAACGCGCAACATTGCACTTGCCCGTGAGGTTATTGAATTAGACGATATTGTGGATAGTTACAATATCGACATCGAAGTTCGTTCCTTGCGTCTTCTTGCGCTCCAGCAACCAATGGCTCGAGATTTAAGAATAATTGCAGCTGCTATGAAAATTATTACAGATGTGGAACGAGCTGGTGATTATTCAGTCGACATCGCAAAAATGGTGGAAAAATTGGCTAATAAGCCGCTTTTTAAGCCGCTTGAGGATATTCCCAAAATGGTCTCTATAGTGCAGGAAATGCTTCGCGAGACACTAACTGCTTTTGTTACTCACGACCTTCATCTCGTTGAACAAATGGTTGCACACGATGACGAAGTTGATCATCTATATAATAGCTTATATGAAGAGCTTATAAGTTATATAAAGAAGAATCCAGACTTGACAGACCAAGCTATTGGTTTGTTGCTTATTGCAAGATATCTTGAACGCATTGCAGACCATATCACAAATATTGGCGAGCGGATTTACTATATGGAAACTGGAAAACTGAAAGAGCTGCATCAATAA